A DNA window from Camelina sativa cultivar DH55 chromosome 17, Cs, whole genome shotgun sequence contains the following coding sequences:
- the LOC104756689 gene encoding mediator of RNA polymerase II transcription subunit 23 isoform X1: MEQPQRTTVAAATPSSSRSYQFHPARAAIIDLFNLYLGRGSRPKPDESLRDPPNKSQKRVHAPNRDLPPRNEQFILDFEQLQTQFNDPEQLRTITESVLISLVVQCSNHAPRAEFLLFALRTLCRISYINWDTFLPSLLSSVSAAEASITQSAQAAAGSSATSSQSLVPVSANPIIPNHSANPTSLLPSAHGIGSPSPSGNEPGMSFAQVRSLENGHQMIARAGQSVRDNAMRNSQRIRAAAINSLRQLSCKIILVGVEFNLKPVTHAEIFQYMMNWLVNWDRRDLGTEDSAGKSWRSEKTLAEWLRSCLDVIWLLVEEGESRIPFYELLRSGLQFIENIPDDEALFTLIMEIHRRRDAMAMHMLMLDQHLHCPTFGTHRIVSHITANVSVEAMAHFRHSPITYPSVLGEPLYGEDLAMSIPKGSLDWERAVRCIRHAIRTTPSPDWWKRVLVVAPCYRPPPQAAPIPGAVFTSEMICEAIIDRIVELLKLTNADANCWQEWLVFSDIFFFLIKSGCTDFVDFIDKLVLRLNGVDNHILRTNHVTWLLAQIIRVELVMTALNSDAKKVETTRKILSFHREDRNSDPNNPQSVLLDFVSSCQNLRIWSLSTTTRAYLNNEQLLKGKQIDEWWRSKGERMMDYMNMDDRSIGMFWVVSYTMAQPACETVINWLSSAGMAELPGLQPNDRVMMTQEVTPLPMSLLSGFSMNLCLKLALQMEEALFVSQVVPSIAMVETYTRLLLISPHSMFRSHFSQLAQRNASLLSKPGVTLLVLEILNYRLLPLYRYQGKSKTLMYDVTKIISALKGKRGDHRIFRLAENLCMNLILSLRDFFSVKREGKGPTEFTETLNRITIMTLAITIKTRGIADADHLVYLQTMLEQILATSQHTWSEKTMRHFPSLLHDTLVGRVDKRGLSIQAWQQAETTVINQCTQLLSPSAEPAYVVTYLGHSFPQHRQYLCAGACLLMQGHADNINSANLARVLREVSPEEVTANIYTLVDVLLHHIHVDLQQGQSLEAVLDKAGANLAFFFWTHEMLPLDIFLLALIDRDDDPHALIIAMSLLKTPDLLLRIKNYCQNRGSPEHWLITQVFKRNDLQKALGNHLSWKDRYPTFFDDIAARLLPVIPLVVYRLIENNAMEQADNLLLLHSHFLAYHPLRFTFVRDILAYFYGHLPGKLVLRMLKVLDLSKIPFSESFPQYISPAGAAVCPPLDYFATLLLNLVNNVIPPLSSSSNCSSRSGSMADILNSSARPPHGKTPGTSQPGPANASEGQKAFYQIQDPGTYTQLVLETAVIEILSLPVSAAQIVSSLVQIIVNIQSTLIQSGNGFQGAANGVGQGSVLPTSPSGGSTDSMSAGRSTCLIPGINTASFVSRSGYTCQQLSCLLIQACGLLLAQLPPDFHTQLYSEASRVIRETWWLKDGTRSQGEIDSALGYALMDPTWAAQDNTSTAIGNTVALLHAFFSNLPQEWLDGTNNIIINLRPVTSVAMLRVVFRIMGPLLPRLANTHTLFNKTLALLLSALVDVFGKNAQTTAPVEASQIADLIDFLHHIIHYEGQGGAVQTNSKPRPDILVLIGRAADSLRPDVQHLLAHLKTDPNSSIYAAAHQNTAKTNTS; the protein is encoded by the exons atggaacaaCCTCAGCGAACAACAGTCGCTGCTGCAACGCCTTCGTCATCACGATCTTACCAATTCCACCCAGCTCGTGCTGCTATCATCGATCTCTTCAATCTCTACTTAGGGAGAGGAAGCCGTCCTAAGCCCGATGAGTCCCTCCGAGATCCTCC GAACAAATCACAGAAGCGTGTTCATGCTCCCAATAGAGACTTACCCCCAAGAAACGAGcaatttattttggattttgagcAGCTTCAGACCCAATTCAAT GATCCAGAGCAGTTGAGGACGATTACGGAGTCAGTTTTGATATCTTTGGTTGTGCAATGTAGCAACCATGCGCCTCGTGCTGAGTTTCTTCTCTTTGCATTGCGTACATTGTGTAGGATTAGTTATATCAATTGGGATACCTTTTTACCATCCCTTCTCTCTTCGGTTTCTGCTGCTGAGGCTTCCATAACACAAAGTGCTCAAGCAGCTGCTGGTTCTTCTGCTACTTCTTCACAGTCTTTAGTTCCTGTTTCTGCGAATCCTATTATCCCTAATCATTCCGCTAATCCAACGTCATTGTTGCCTTCAGCTCATGGTATTGGTTCTCCATCACCTTCAGGGAATGAGCCGGGAATGTCTTTCGCACAGGTTAGATCTTTGGAGAATGGGCATCAGATGATTGCAAGGGCAGGCCAGAGTGTAAGAGATAATGCTATGAGAAACAGTCAACGGATAAGAGCTGCTGCAATCAACAGTCTGCGCCAGCTCAGTTGCAAGATTATCTTGGTTGGCGTTGAATTTAATCTCAAACCTGTTACTCATGCTGAGATTTTCCAGTACATGATGAATTGGCTTGTGAACTGGGACAGGAGAGATCTGGGAACTGAGGACTCTGCAGGAAAGTCTTGGAGATCTGAGAAGACTTTAGCTGAATGGTTACGGAGTTGTTTGGATGTCATCTGGCTGTTGGTAGAAGAGGGTGAATCTAGGATTCCGTTTTATGAGTTGTTGCGCAGTGGTCTACAGTTTATAGAGAACATACCTGATGATGAAGCCTTGTTCACTCTTATCATGGAGATACACCGGAGGCGAGATGCGATGGCCATGCACATGCTCATGTTGGACCAACATCTTCACTGTCCAACTTTTGGTACCCATCGTATAGTGTCCCATATAACTGCCAATGTTTCTGTTGAAGCTATGGCACACTTTCGACATTCACCAATTACGTATCCAAGTGTGCTTGGTGAACCTTTGTATGGAGAG GACCTGGCAATGTCTATTCCAAAAGGAAGCCTGGATTGGGAGAGAGCAGTGCGTTGCATTAGACATGCTATTCGCACTACGCCATCACCGGACTGGTGGAAGCGTGTTCTTGTTGTGGCCCCTTGTTATAGACCACCTCCACAAGCAGCGCCCATCCCTGGTGCTGTTTTCACTTCTGAAATGATTTGCGAGGCAATCATTGACAGGATTGTTGAACTTCTTAAGCTAACCAATGCAG ATGCAAATTGCTGGCAAGAGTGGCTGGTTTTCTCggatattttcttctttctaatcaAAAGTGGGTGTActgattttgttgatttcattGACAAGTTGGTTTTACGCCTTAACGGTGTTGATAACCATATTCTTCGGACGAATCATGTGACGTGGCTGCTTGCACAAATAATACGCGTGGAGCTTGTGATGACTGCGTTGAATTCAGATGCTAAAAAG GTGGAGACTACTAGGAAGATCTTATCATTTCACAGGGAAGACAGAAATTCTGATCCCAATAATCCTCAGAGTGTGTTGCTTGACTTCGTAAGCAGTTGTCAGAATCTACGGATTTGGTCACTAAGCACAACGACTAGGGCATACCTAAACAATGAACAGCTATTGAAGGGAAAACAGATCGATGAGTGGTGGAGAAGCAAAG GGGAGCGCATGATGGATTATATGAATATGGATGATAGGTCGATTGGCATGTTTTGGGTTGTTTCCTACACCATGGCACAACCAGCATGTGAAACAGTTATAAATTGGTTATCTTCAGCTGGCATGGCTGAGTTGCCGGGATTACAGCCAAACGACAGAGTAATGATGACGCAGGAAGTGACACCGTTACCTATGTCATTGCTATCTGGCTTTTCAATGAATTTGTGCTTGAAATTGGCCCTTCAGATGGAAGAAGCTTTGTTTGTTAGCCAG GTTGTTCCTAGTATTGCAATGGTTGAGACATACACAAGATTGCTGCTGATTTCCCCTCACTCGATGTTCCGTTCGCATTTCAGT CAATTGGCCCAGCGAAATGCTTCTCTGCTAAGCAAGCCTGGGGTCACGTTGCTTGTTCTTGAGATTCTGAATTATCGTTTGCTTCCGCTCTACAG ATACCAAGGAAAGAGTAAAACTTTAATGTATGATGTTACTAAAATAATATCTGCATTGAAAGGAAAACGTGGTGACCACCGTATATTCAGACTAGCTGAAAACTTATGTATGAATCTCATTTTATCACTCAGAGACTTTTTTTCTGTGAAACGGGAGGGAAAA GGGCCAACTGAATTCACTGAAACATTAAACCGCATAACCATCATGACTCTTGCTATCACGATCAAAACACGTGGTATCGCTGACGCTGATCATTTAGTTTATCTGCAAACCATGTTGGAACAAATACTCGCGACGAGTCAGCATACATGGTCAGAGAAGACGATGCGACATTTTCCATCCCTTCTCCATGACACTTTGGTTGGACGGGTAGACAAGAGGGGCCTATCAATTCAGGCGTGGCAACAGGCTGAAACAACTGTGATAAACCAGTGCACTCAGCTTCTCTCACCATCTGCTGAACCCGCGTATGTTGTGACATACCTCGGTCACAGTTTTCCTCAACACCGCCAGTATCTATGTGCTGGTGCTTGTCTGCTGATGCAAGGCCACGCTGATAACATCAACAGCGCAAATCTG GCACGGGTTCTGAGAGAAGTTTCTCCTGAAGAAGTCACTGCTAACATATACACTTTGGTCGATGTTTTGCTTCACCACATTCATGTAGATCTTCAGCAAGGACAATCTTTAGAG GCAGTTCTAGACAAGGCAGGCGCAAATCTTGCATTTTTCTTCTGGACACATGAAATGCTTCCTCTCGACATTTTTCTTCTAGCGCTCATTGACCGCGATGATGATCCGCACGCCTTGATAATTGCA ATGAGCCTACTTAAAACGCCAGACCTTCTGCTGAGGATTAAAAACTACTGCCAAAACCGTGGGTCTCCTGAGCACTGGCTTATCACACAGGTGTTCAAACGAAATGACTTGCAGAAGGCCCTTGGTAACCATCTTTCTTGGAAGGACAG GTATCCGACGTTCTTTGATGATATTGCGGCGCGTTTGCTTCCAGTCATCCCGCTAGTGGTTTACAGGCTCATCGAGAACAATGCGATGGAGCAAGCTGATAATCTTTTGCTTTTACACTCGCATTTTCTAGCTTACCATCCTCTCAGATTCACGTTTGTTCGTGACATACTCGCCTATTTCTATGGTCATCTTCCTGGGAAACTTGTTCTGCGCATGCTCAAAGTACTTGATCTCAGCAAG ATTCCATTCTCTGAATCATTCCCGCAGTACATTAGCCCAGCCGGTGCCGCTGTATGCCCACCTCTAGATTACTTCGCCACTCTTCTGCTTAATCTCGTAAACAACGTTATACCTCCActtagcagcagcagcaactgCAGCTCGAGGTCTGGCTCAATGGCAGACATCTTAAACAGCTCAGCGAGACCTCCTCATGGAAAAACTCCAGGAACATCTCAGCCTGGACCAGCAAACGCCTCTGAGGGCCAGAAAGCATTCTATCAGATACAGGATCCAGGAACTTACACTCAATTGGTTCTTGAGACGGCCGTGATCGAGATCCTCTCGCTTCCCGTCTCCGCTGCTCAGATTGTCTCTTCGCTTGTCCAGATAATTGTCAACATACAATCGACTCTCATTCAATCTGGAAACGGGTTCCAGGGCGCTGCAAACGGGGTGGGGCAAGGTTCAGTACTGCCTACGTCTCCCTCAGGAGGGAGCACGGACTCCATGAGCGCTGGCCGGTCCACTTGTCTGATTCCTGGTATCAACACGGCGAGCTTTGTCTCTAGAAGCGGTTATACATGTCAGCAACTGTCGTGTCTGTTGATTCAAGCTTGTGGGCTCTTGTTGGCTCAGCTCCCTCCGGATTTTCACACGCAGCTTTACTCGGAGGCATCACGTGTGATAAGGGAAACATGGTGGCTTAAGGACGGGACGAGATCACAAGGTGAAATAGACTCGGCTCTTGGATACGCTTTGATGGATCCTACATGGGCTGCTCAGGACAACACCTCTACTGCCATAG GAAATACAGTCGCCTTGCTTCATGCTTTCTTCAGCAATCTCCCACAAGAATGGCTTGATGGCACGAATAACATCATCATAAATCTCCGGCCTGTGACATCTGTTGCAATGCTCAGAGTTGTATTCCGTATTATGGGGCCACTGCTTCCGAGGCTCGCCAACACACATACGCTCTTTAACAAG ACGCTAGCCCTTCTCTTAAGCGCATTGGTCGATGTGTTTGGAAAGAACGCACAGACAACAGCCCCTGTTGAAGCATCCCAGATTGCAGATCTTATTGATTTCTT ACACCATATAATTCACTACGAGGGACAAGGAGGAGCTGTTCAAACTAACAGCAAGCCGAGACCAGACATCTTGGTGTTAATTGGAAGAGCAGCAGATTCTCTTCGACCAGATGTACAACACCTTCTCGCTCACCTCAAAACCGACCCCAATTCTTCGATATACGCAGCTGCTCATCAGAATACTGCAAAGACCAACACCTCTTGA
- the LOC104756689 gene encoding mediator of RNA polymerase II transcription subunit 23 isoform X2 has protein sequence MEQPQRTTVAAATPSSSRSYQFHPARAAIIDLFNLYLGRGSRPKPDESLRDPPNKSQKRVHAPNRDLPPRNEQFILDFEQLQTQFNDPEQLRTITESVLISLVVQCSNHAPRAEFLLFALRTLCRISYINWDTFLPSLLSSVSAAEASITQSAQAAAGSSATSSQSLVPVSANPIIPNHSANPTSLLPSAHGIGSPSPSGNEPGMSFAQVRSLENGHQMIARAGQSVRDNAMRNSQRIRAAAINSLRQLSCKIILVGVEFNLKPVTHAEIFQYMMNWLVNWDRRDLGTEDSAGKSWRSEKTLAEWLRSCLDVIWLLVEEGESRIPFYELLRSGLQFIENIPDDEALFTLIMEIHRRRDAMAMHMLMLDQHLHCPTFGTHRIVSHITANVSVEAMAHFRHSPITYPSVLGEPLYGEDLAMSIPKGSLDWERAVRCIRHAIRTTPSPDWWKRVLVVAPCYRPPPQAAPIPGAVFTSEMICEAIIDRIVELLKLTNADANCWQEWLVFSDIFFFLIKSGCTDFVDFIDKLVLRLNGVDNHILRTNHVTWLLAQIIRVELVMTALNSDAKKVETTRKILSFHREDRNSDPNNPQSVLLDFVSSCQNLRIWSLSTTTRAYLNNEQLLKGKQIDEWWRSKGERMMDYMNMDDRSIGMFWVVSYTMAQPACETVINWLSSAGMAELPGLQPNDRVMMTQEVTPLPMSLLSGFSMNLCLKLALQMEEALFVSQVVPSIAMVETYTRLLLISPHSMFRSHFSRNASLLSKPGVTLLVLEILNYRLLPLYRYQGKSKTLMYDVTKIISALKGKRGDHRIFRLAENLCMNLILSLRDFFSVKREGKGPTEFTETLNRITIMTLAITIKTRGIADADHLVYLQTMLEQILATSQHTWSEKTMRHFPSLLHDTLVGRVDKRGLSIQAWQQAETTVINQCTQLLSPSAEPAYVVTYLGHSFPQHRQYLCAGACLLMQGHADNINSANLARVLREVSPEEVTANIYTLVDVLLHHIHVDLQQGQSLEAVLDKAGANLAFFFWTHEMLPLDIFLLALIDRDDDPHALIIAMSLLKTPDLLLRIKNYCQNRGSPEHWLITQVFKRNDLQKALGNHLSWKDRYPTFFDDIAARLLPVIPLVVYRLIENNAMEQADNLLLLHSHFLAYHPLRFTFVRDILAYFYGHLPGKLVLRMLKVLDLSKIPFSESFPQYISPAGAAVCPPLDYFATLLLNLVNNVIPPLSSSSNCSSRSGSMADILNSSARPPHGKTPGTSQPGPANASEGQKAFYQIQDPGTYTQLVLETAVIEILSLPVSAAQIVSSLVQIIVNIQSTLIQSGNGFQGAANGVGQGSVLPTSPSGGSTDSMSAGRSTCLIPGINTASFVSRSGYTCQQLSCLLIQACGLLLAQLPPDFHTQLYSEASRVIRETWWLKDGTRSQGEIDSALGYALMDPTWAAQDNTSTAIGNTVALLHAFFSNLPQEWLDGTNNIIINLRPVTSVAMLRVVFRIMGPLLPRLANTHTLFNKTLALLLSALVDVFGKNAQTTAPVEASQIADLIDFLHHIIHYEGQGGAVQTNSKPRPDILVLIGRAADSLRPDVQHLLAHLKTDPNSSIYAAAHQNTAKTNTS, from the exons atggaacaaCCTCAGCGAACAACAGTCGCTGCTGCAACGCCTTCGTCATCACGATCTTACCAATTCCACCCAGCTCGTGCTGCTATCATCGATCTCTTCAATCTCTACTTAGGGAGAGGAAGCCGTCCTAAGCCCGATGAGTCCCTCCGAGATCCTCC GAACAAATCACAGAAGCGTGTTCATGCTCCCAATAGAGACTTACCCCCAAGAAACGAGcaatttattttggattttgagcAGCTTCAGACCCAATTCAAT GATCCAGAGCAGTTGAGGACGATTACGGAGTCAGTTTTGATATCTTTGGTTGTGCAATGTAGCAACCATGCGCCTCGTGCTGAGTTTCTTCTCTTTGCATTGCGTACATTGTGTAGGATTAGTTATATCAATTGGGATACCTTTTTACCATCCCTTCTCTCTTCGGTTTCTGCTGCTGAGGCTTCCATAACACAAAGTGCTCAAGCAGCTGCTGGTTCTTCTGCTACTTCTTCACAGTCTTTAGTTCCTGTTTCTGCGAATCCTATTATCCCTAATCATTCCGCTAATCCAACGTCATTGTTGCCTTCAGCTCATGGTATTGGTTCTCCATCACCTTCAGGGAATGAGCCGGGAATGTCTTTCGCACAGGTTAGATCTTTGGAGAATGGGCATCAGATGATTGCAAGGGCAGGCCAGAGTGTAAGAGATAATGCTATGAGAAACAGTCAACGGATAAGAGCTGCTGCAATCAACAGTCTGCGCCAGCTCAGTTGCAAGATTATCTTGGTTGGCGTTGAATTTAATCTCAAACCTGTTACTCATGCTGAGATTTTCCAGTACATGATGAATTGGCTTGTGAACTGGGACAGGAGAGATCTGGGAACTGAGGACTCTGCAGGAAAGTCTTGGAGATCTGAGAAGACTTTAGCTGAATGGTTACGGAGTTGTTTGGATGTCATCTGGCTGTTGGTAGAAGAGGGTGAATCTAGGATTCCGTTTTATGAGTTGTTGCGCAGTGGTCTACAGTTTATAGAGAACATACCTGATGATGAAGCCTTGTTCACTCTTATCATGGAGATACACCGGAGGCGAGATGCGATGGCCATGCACATGCTCATGTTGGACCAACATCTTCACTGTCCAACTTTTGGTACCCATCGTATAGTGTCCCATATAACTGCCAATGTTTCTGTTGAAGCTATGGCACACTTTCGACATTCACCAATTACGTATCCAAGTGTGCTTGGTGAACCTTTGTATGGAGAG GACCTGGCAATGTCTATTCCAAAAGGAAGCCTGGATTGGGAGAGAGCAGTGCGTTGCATTAGACATGCTATTCGCACTACGCCATCACCGGACTGGTGGAAGCGTGTTCTTGTTGTGGCCCCTTGTTATAGACCACCTCCACAAGCAGCGCCCATCCCTGGTGCTGTTTTCACTTCTGAAATGATTTGCGAGGCAATCATTGACAGGATTGTTGAACTTCTTAAGCTAACCAATGCAG ATGCAAATTGCTGGCAAGAGTGGCTGGTTTTCTCggatattttcttctttctaatcaAAAGTGGGTGTActgattttgttgatttcattGACAAGTTGGTTTTACGCCTTAACGGTGTTGATAACCATATTCTTCGGACGAATCATGTGACGTGGCTGCTTGCACAAATAATACGCGTGGAGCTTGTGATGACTGCGTTGAATTCAGATGCTAAAAAG GTGGAGACTACTAGGAAGATCTTATCATTTCACAGGGAAGACAGAAATTCTGATCCCAATAATCCTCAGAGTGTGTTGCTTGACTTCGTAAGCAGTTGTCAGAATCTACGGATTTGGTCACTAAGCACAACGACTAGGGCATACCTAAACAATGAACAGCTATTGAAGGGAAAACAGATCGATGAGTGGTGGAGAAGCAAAG GGGAGCGCATGATGGATTATATGAATATGGATGATAGGTCGATTGGCATGTTTTGGGTTGTTTCCTACACCATGGCACAACCAGCATGTGAAACAGTTATAAATTGGTTATCTTCAGCTGGCATGGCTGAGTTGCCGGGATTACAGCCAAACGACAGAGTAATGATGACGCAGGAAGTGACACCGTTACCTATGTCATTGCTATCTGGCTTTTCAATGAATTTGTGCTTGAAATTGGCCCTTCAGATGGAAGAAGCTTTGTTTGTTAGCCAG GTTGTTCCTAGTATTGCAATGGTTGAGACATACACAAGATTGCTGCTGATTTCCCCTCACTCGATGTTCCGTTCGCATTTCAGT CGAAATGCTTCTCTGCTAAGCAAGCCTGGGGTCACGTTGCTTGTTCTTGAGATTCTGAATTATCGTTTGCTTCCGCTCTACAG ATACCAAGGAAAGAGTAAAACTTTAATGTATGATGTTACTAAAATAATATCTGCATTGAAAGGAAAACGTGGTGACCACCGTATATTCAGACTAGCTGAAAACTTATGTATGAATCTCATTTTATCACTCAGAGACTTTTTTTCTGTGAAACGGGAGGGAAAA GGGCCAACTGAATTCACTGAAACATTAAACCGCATAACCATCATGACTCTTGCTATCACGATCAAAACACGTGGTATCGCTGACGCTGATCATTTAGTTTATCTGCAAACCATGTTGGAACAAATACTCGCGACGAGTCAGCATACATGGTCAGAGAAGACGATGCGACATTTTCCATCCCTTCTCCATGACACTTTGGTTGGACGGGTAGACAAGAGGGGCCTATCAATTCAGGCGTGGCAACAGGCTGAAACAACTGTGATAAACCAGTGCACTCAGCTTCTCTCACCATCTGCTGAACCCGCGTATGTTGTGACATACCTCGGTCACAGTTTTCCTCAACACCGCCAGTATCTATGTGCTGGTGCTTGTCTGCTGATGCAAGGCCACGCTGATAACATCAACAGCGCAAATCTG GCACGGGTTCTGAGAGAAGTTTCTCCTGAAGAAGTCACTGCTAACATATACACTTTGGTCGATGTTTTGCTTCACCACATTCATGTAGATCTTCAGCAAGGACAATCTTTAGAG GCAGTTCTAGACAAGGCAGGCGCAAATCTTGCATTTTTCTTCTGGACACATGAAATGCTTCCTCTCGACATTTTTCTTCTAGCGCTCATTGACCGCGATGATGATCCGCACGCCTTGATAATTGCA ATGAGCCTACTTAAAACGCCAGACCTTCTGCTGAGGATTAAAAACTACTGCCAAAACCGTGGGTCTCCTGAGCACTGGCTTATCACACAGGTGTTCAAACGAAATGACTTGCAGAAGGCCCTTGGTAACCATCTTTCTTGGAAGGACAG GTATCCGACGTTCTTTGATGATATTGCGGCGCGTTTGCTTCCAGTCATCCCGCTAGTGGTTTACAGGCTCATCGAGAACAATGCGATGGAGCAAGCTGATAATCTTTTGCTTTTACACTCGCATTTTCTAGCTTACCATCCTCTCAGATTCACGTTTGTTCGTGACATACTCGCCTATTTCTATGGTCATCTTCCTGGGAAACTTGTTCTGCGCATGCTCAAAGTACTTGATCTCAGCAAG ATTCCATTCTCTGAATCATTCCCGCAGTACATTAGCCCAGCCGGTGCCGCTGTATGCCCACCTCTAGATTACTTCGCCACTCTTCTGCTTAATCTCGTAAACAACGTTATACCTCCActtagcagcagcagcaactgCAGCTCGAGGTCTGGCTCAATGGCAGACATCTTAAACAGCTCAGCGAGACCTCCTCATGGAAAAACTCCAGGAACATCTCAGCCTGGACCAGCAAACGCCTCTGAGGGCCAGAAAGCATTCTATCAGATACAGGATCCAGGAACTTACACTCAATTGGTTCTTGAGACGGCCGTGATCGAGATCCTCTCGCTTCCCGTCTCCGCTGCTCAGATTGTCTCTTCGCTTGTCCAGATAATTGTCAACATACAATCGACTCTCATTCAATCTGGAAACGGGTTCCAGGGCGCTGCAAACGGGGTGGGGCAAGGTTCAGTACTGCCTACGTCTCCCTCAGGAGGGAGCACGGACTCCATGAGCGCTGGCCGGTCCACTTGTCTGATTCCTGGTATCAACACGGCGAGCTTTGTCTCTAGAAGCGGTTATACATGTCAGCAACTGTCGTGTCTGTTGATTCAAGCTTGTGGGCTCTTGTTGGCTCAGCTCCCTCCGGATTTTCACACGCAGCTTTACTCGGAGGCATCACGTGTGATAAGGGAAACATGGTGGCTTAAGGACGGGACGAGATCACAAGGTGAAATAGACTCGGCTCTTGGATACGCTTTGATGGATCCTACATGGGCTGCTCAGGACAACACCTCTACTGCCATAG GAAATACAGTCGCCTTGCTTCATGCTTTCTTCAGCAATCTCCCACAAGAATGGCTTGATGGCACGAATAACATCATCATAAATCTCCGGCCTGTGACATCTGTTGCAATGCTCAGAGTTGTATTCCGTATTATGGGGCCACTGCTTCCGAGGCTCGCCAACACACATACGCTCTTTAACAAG ACGCTAGCCCTTCTCTTAAGCGCATTGGTCGATGTGTTTGGAAAGAACGCACAGACAACAGCCCCTGTTGAAGCATCCCAGATTGCAGATCTTATTGATTTCTT ACACCATATAATTCACTACGAGGGACAAGGAGGAGCTGTTCAAACTAACAGCAAGCCGAGACCAGACATCTTGGTGTTAATTGGAAGAGCAGCAGATTCTCTTCGACCAGATGTACAACACCTTCTCGCTCACCTCAAAACCGACCCCAATTCTTCGATATACGCAGCTGCTCATCAGAATACTGCAAAGACCAACACCTCTTGA
- the LOC104756690 gene encoding probable peroxygenase 7, whose amino-acid sequence MSHRAGSPSSVSPKSSKVERKGQEGRTALEKHVAFFDRNGDGVVYPWETYQGFRALGTGRLTSAIVAIFVNMGLSGKTRPGKGFSPLLPIEVKNSRFGIHGSDTNVYDKDGRFVESKFEEMFKKHARKHKDALTSKEIKQLLKTNREPNDFNGWVSALLEWKLLQNLAKDKNGLLTKDVVRGVYDGSLFTQLEKQRSSSSSRGKKQKLP is encoded by the exons atgtCTCATCGGGCTGGATCGCCTTCTTCTGTTTCCCCCAAATCGTCCAAAG TCGAAAGAAAGGGTCAAGAAGGAAGGACAGCATTGGAGAAACATGTGGCCTTCTTCGACAGGAACGGAGACGGCGTCGTATATCCGTGGGAAACCTACCAAG GATTTAGAGCGCTTGGGACAGGGCGTCTCACGTCGGCTATTGTTGCTATCTTCGTCAACATGGGACTCAGCGGGAAAACTCGTCCG GGAAAAGGATTCTCGCCGTTGTTACCAATAGAAGTGAAGAATAGTCGTTTTGGCATTCATGGTAGTGATACCAACGTCTACGACAAGGATGGAAG ATTTGTGGAATCAAAATTCGAGGAGATGTTCAAGAAGCATGCTCGTAAACATAAAGATGCTCTCACTTCAAAGGAAATTAAACAATTGCTTAAGACGAACAGAGAACCTAACGACTTCAATGGATG GGTTTCAGCTCTTTTGGAATGGAAACTATTACAGAACTTGGCCAAAGACAAAAATGGTTTGTTGACGAAAGATGTAGTAAGAGGCGTCTACGATGGCAGCCTTTTCACACAACTGGAGAAACaaagatcatcatcttcttctcgtgGCAAGAAACAAAAGCTACCTTAA
- the LOC104756691 gene encoding ubiquitin-conjugating enzyme E2 variant 1A — translation MSSAEEAKVVVPRNFRLLEELERGEKGIGDGTVSYGMDDADDIYMQSWTGTILGPPNTAYEGKIFQLKLFCGKEYPESPPTVRFQTRINMACVNPESGVVEPSLFPMLTNWRREYTMEDILVKLKKEMMTSHNRKLAQPPEGNEEARADPKGPAKCCVM, via the exons ATGAGTTCGGCGGAGGAAGCCAAGGTCGTTG TTCCAAGGAATTTTAGATTGTTGGAAGAGCTTGAAAGAGGTGAGAAAGGTATTGGAGATGGTACTGTCAGCTATGGAATGGATGATGCTGATGATATTTATATGCAATCTTGGACTGGCACCATTCTTGGCCCTCCTAAt ACTGCATATGAAGGGAAAATCTTCCAGCTCAAGCTGTTCTGTGGTAAGGAATACCCAGAGAGTCCACCGACTGTTAGGTTCCAGACCCGGATTAACATGGCTTGTGTTAACCCTGAAAGTGGAGTG GTTGAACCGAGTCTCTTCCCTATGCTCACGAACTGGCGGAGAGAATATACAATGGAGGACATACTCGTCAAgctgaaaaaagaaatgatgacTTCGCATAACCGGAAGTTAGCTCAACCCCCGGAAG GTAACGAGGAAGCTAGGGCAGATCCAAAGGGACCAGCTAAATGTTGCGTGATGTGA